CATCCGCTTTTCGTTTGCGGAGGAAAAAAATGAGAAACACGATCCCGGCAAAGGCAAGTACAACATAAACGATATTGGAATAGAGATCGAAATAGTAGAGAATGTCTTCCCATGATTCCCCCAATAAGTGACCAGCCATCACAAGGACGATGTTCCAAATAAACGTACCAAGTGTTGTAAACAACAAAAACAGCGGGAAATTCATTTTGGTCATACCAGCTGGAATGGAAATCAGGCTTCTGATTAATGGGACCATGCGGCAAAAAAAGATCGTCCAGTACCCGTATCGATCGAACCATTCATTCGCTTTATGGATATCTGCCGTTTTAATGCGCAGAATATGCCCCCATTTCACTACGATTTTCTCTATCTTTTTGACGTCTAGGTAATAACCGATTCCATAGAGAATGATTGCCCCGATCACCGAACCGATTGTAGCTGACAAGATTACGCCAAAAACCGTTAAGGATGATTGCGTGGTCATAAATCCACCGAAGGTCAAAATCACCTCAGAAGGTATGGGTGGAAAAATGTTTTCCAGTGCCATCATGAGCAAGATACCGAAGTAACTATATTGTTCAATAATTTGGGTCATCCAGTTCTGCATGCTATCCCTCACAATTATTTACCAATGCTTATCTCACCAGTATAGAGACACGCGTTGCATAGTTCAATGAAAAGCGATAATCTTTTCCTTTATTTCATTACGAAAGAAGGAGGTCTTGGGTTACCCTTCCTTTGAAATTTTTCATTTCAACTATTTCCGGGTCAAAAATATTGCAAAGAAAGTTAATATATGGAATATTAAGAAGGTGCCTCCATGCACAGAAAATCATGAATCGTTAGGAGGTGAACAGTGTGCTTCGGAAGATTGTCCAATCACTCGTATGTCTTTTACTGGTTATGACTGCTAGCGCCGTTCATGTAAACGTGGCCGAAGCAAAAGAAACCGGCATGTTATTCATTGAGAAGCCATTTAAGAAAGAAGGACTTCGCTTTCAAGTGACCGTTACCGAAATCGACAACCCCAAATCTGACTCCCCAGAATACCGAGTAAATACGATTGTCACGAATACTTCGCGGAAACCGATCACATTCACAACTGATCGTTGCTATTTCGTAACAACAGAAATCAAAGCGTATGCTTCCTCCGGAGACTCTTGGGAGCTTCCTTACCGTGAAGACGAACCTGCCTGTACCTTGGAAATCAAGGAAAAAACCTTAAAACTTAGACAATCGATCGAGCAAGATGAATATTTTCGAACAGACGAACTGCCGGTTGATCTCACGCCAGACTACTTTCAGTTAAACTCTTCCGTAAATATCCTCGTTGGACCTGAAGATAAGGAACGCGAAGAAGAAATCGTAAAGATGCAGACGAAATTTCTTCCAGGGCTAGCCCTCAATCCAGACGAGATTGAGATCCAGTCTGAATTGAGCGAATTTCCTAGATGGCATTTCGAAATCAATGCGACAGGAAAAGTCTCTAATAAGGAAATCAAGCGTGTAACGCTTCAGGTCTTTAATACGATCATTACGTTGCGGATTGACTCGAAGTCAGGAGAGTTTTCCACGAAGAAAAAAATAAAAGCAAAACACGAGTCCCTTCAACCAGGTATACTCGAAGTGACGTATAACGATGGAACGAAACACATCTATAGCATTCCCATTAAGAATACCAGCAACTGATGTTTTCCACGAAAAAAAGGACGGCCATGTGTGCGTCCTTTTTTCGTGTTTCACTCTGGTTTATGTTCTGTTGTGCTATTCCCTACTGCTTAGACCAGTAAATCAATGTGTCGTCCCTCTTCATTTCTGTAAATCCCATTTTGACTAATATTTTCGCGGAATCTATGTTATCTAGCAGGCATTTCGCCGTAATCTTTTTCACATCTGGCTGCAATAACGCCCAATTTGCTAGACCTTCTGACGCCTCATACGCGTAGCCTTTTTTTCGCTCGGCTTCAATAATTCCATAGCCGATGTCCACTTCTCCCTGCGCATTCGGAACTCCCTTGAATCCTACATCCCCGATGATCTTCATGCCATCTTTTGTAATGATCATCCACGATTCAAATCCTGTCGGTTCCCCTGTGAGTTCCAGTGCTTTGATGATTTTGGGTATCGTTTCCATCGCATCCTCATCAGGCCAGCCTTTGCCTAATGTAAGCCCCAAATCCAATAACTCTTCGTAATTTTCTTGCAAAATATTCGTCGCGATTCTATGTGTAAATGGAATCAATTTGAGCCGTTGTGTATGAATGCTTTTTTCATTCACGGACAAGTACCCCTTCCTCTTTCCTAGATTGTCGGTGACGATATTTACGTTGGATTTACACGCCATATGTTTTTCAGAAAGGGTCTATTCCTACACCTCAGCTACTCTTTCCATACTCCGATAATAAGAATCACTCGGGCATCACCATTATAGCATGATTTTCCATCCCGTTTTCTCAGAACGAATGGAAGATTGATTAATGGGTATCTTTTCCGAATAATGAGAGATAACGAATGATGATGGACACCAAGTAAAGCCAGTTGATAAGGAGTGAGAGCATGTCCACAACGCTAAACACGCTGGCACCGTACAATACCCATGAGGAAATTGACCGATTCATTCAAGGGATAAAAGCCATTATACGAGCATAATACAAGACCCGGGTCAACGCGACTCGGGTCTTCTACGTTTTTATCCATGAAGCCCGGTCTGAAATCTGGCGCGAGGGCGATAATGCCCGACCGGGATTTGAATCAAGCAGGTTTTCTCTTCGGTCTTCAGGTTGTAAAGATCATCGCAATTCTCCACGTCAAATCCGAGTAGCGGATGACCGCCCATTCCACACGTGAACGCTGCCAAAAGCAATTGATGCACGACGATTCCCGCCTCCATCTGCTGGATGCGATAGCCTCTAAACCCTAGCTGATTGATCAAATGACCACGTTTACCCGCCACGTGAAAACAGAGGGGCACTTGATACAAATTCACGTTGTCCATGGTCAGTCCGTCTTGAAGGCGTGCTCGTAAATCTCCATAAACAATCGGATAAAGAGCGTGCTCCTGTGGTTCGTATACATATGCCCCATCCGGCACCCCTTCTACCTGATGAATGCTCACAAAGAGAGAAAGCCGTCTCCACGCTGCTTCCTGATTATTTCCTAAATCATTGCCATACGACAGAGCACTCATCGTCATTTCCATGATACGCGCTACCTGATTCAGGTCTGTTTTCCTCCTGATAAAGTCCATTTCCGGCGAAAAACGCTCCCGACAATATTGCGCCAGATCATAGCTCGATTTCTGTAAACGCGGGAGACGAATTCGTTTATCGAAACGACGAGGCCACTTGCTTTCCAACTGATCCGAATATCGTCTAAATGCATGGATAGATTCCTGCATGGCAGCTTCATTCATTTTCAGGAGCGCAGGATATTGTCTCATTCTTTTTGAACGCATCACATGCACATGCTTTTGCTCAGCCAGTTCTCTTATTAGCTCGCTTGCCGTCTCCTCACCTCGCGTTGTCCATTGTGCCGGTGAGTGCGAATGACTCTCCCCTTCTGTTTGCAGCGATAAGGGAACTACCGCGTATACACTCTCCTGATCGGCAGATAATCCTAACAGTTTATTCATCGCTCTATCTAGGAACTGGTAGTGTACCGCAGTCGTCACACCGAGCTGATTTGCCATTTCCTGCAATTGCCCTAGCAGTACACCGGCATCGAGGCCCTGCAATCGATAGGAAAACTCATCATACTTAAAAAAGTTCTTCCAAAAATAGATGGATACGAACGCAACTCCAAAGCATGCGTGTACTTGACAATTGCCACCAAGCGCCAGGCTAAGGATGTGATCAAAATTCCCTTCGCGCAATTGTACGAGTCTGTGATGGGCCACATCGTAGTGGTATAGACCTGGAGGAATACTCGACAGCTTCAAATACACATATAGCTCACTCGGATAGAGCGCTCCCCCGGACGGAACCGGTCTTCGATTCGTTACAAGCGGCAAAAACGACTCAGAGCCTGCGTCTGTCGAAGTTGAGGTTAACAACGATTGGCTCATTTGGATGAGTCCGTAGCTATACCACAACCAAGCGCCTAATTGAGGAAGAGACATTTCTTGTGTAACCGTTTGATCTACGAGCGATAGAGGGACGTCTTCTCGCAGAGGAATGACAGGTAGCCCCCTGTACAGCTTATATGTCAGTGGCGCATCCTCCCAATCCACTTCAAGGTCACTTGGTCGGGAGTTTTCTGTATCAAAATGAAGGCGGTACAAAAAATTTTCGAGACTCATCCGGCTCACTCCCAGATGCATGTTATGGAAACGGATGCGGAAAAGGATTCAACTCGTCTACACGCAGTGGTTGTTTCGTGTACCCCAGCTTCACAGGGACCTCCCGTACTCTTTTCAATCCCGTTACTCGCGTGAGATGATGGCCAAAAGTCATCGGAAGCATGCCAGGAATCAAGACACGCACGCAAGTTAAGCCATGGCGCCCTACCTCTGGTGTCGTTTGATCTACCACAATGACATCGAGATCGAACTTTTGGAACACTTTGAGCAAATCCCGTAAATCGTCTGTTAGGTCACGATGTTGGTTTCTTCTAGGAAATTGTTCAGCGAAAGAGACCATCGGACGTGAATCATCCAAAAGGAAGGATAAGCGCTCCGCTGCTTCCGGCAAGCTATAAAGCATCGCATGATCATCCATTTTTTTCACCAGGGACGAATCATGGAGCATGCGTAAGTATTTGACTCGATTCGCTTCGTACTTCTCTGTCAAAGTCATGAGCATAGCGGCCGTTTCGAAAATGGAGCTTTTTACAGCACGGATGGGGTCTGGATGCGCTCCTGCTGCACAAACGAGGTGCAAGCCTTCCGCTCCGCGGTTTTTCGCAATCGTCCATACAGCGGGAATTCCATTTTCCATTGTCGCATCGAACAAGTACAAATCGTAATTGGTAATCGTCTGCATCCGATCGATCAACAAAAGCAATTCTTGATCGTTGACCGAAGCCGGATCGAGGCGCGGCAATGGCAATTTGGCATACCAGGTCAACAAGAAAGCATCTCGCTCTACCACTTCGAGGATGCCGTAAAAGATCGCCTCCTCCAAACTGCCGCCTAACGCACAGCCATTGGAGGTCTCAAATACAACTCCCTCCCCGAATCCCATACTGTAGTAGGCCATGAGCTCAGGTACAAGAATGGGTCGCTCTTCTTTAAAGGAATAACCCCATACCCAGTTCATTTCTCGCTTGGGATCAAACGGCTGAAACGGAAAATCTGGCAGGGCATACTGCTCTTCTGAATGGGTTCCTGCCGTCGTCGGATCAAGTGCATGTGGTGCAAGATTTGCATAGCAATCTCGAACCGTCGTCCTCTTACCACGCGGCATTATCCCGCAATATCTTTCCATTCCCTCCAAAATCGCCGTTAACTCGCTATCCGCGTACGAAACGGATCTGCCTGCTGTGCCCTCATTATGCGAAAATAAAGGTAAATTGACACTTACATCTGCAAAAACAGACACGAGATCCCGGACTTTTCCGTTCAAAAATCCGGTTCGGGAATCCAAATACTCGGAGGTCAGTGCTTGTTTCATCTCAGCAATGGATTTTGTGCGGTAACTATCAGGACTTCGCTTTATGTTTGGCTTCAAGCGTATTCTTGCCCGATCCTCTGAATCCTCAGGCAACCGATTACATACTGGACATAATGGATTTGGTAAAAAGAAATGGCGGGTACTTGTCAATGTTTGTAAATCAATGAATTGGATATGCTCCGATAAGTGGGCTTGCCTGCCCTCTATGAAACGTAACACCTCCGCGATGACGTGGTGTGCCACCTGTAGTAAGCCAGAGCGAGATGACCACGGATCTCGATGTATTTCTCCTTTTTCGCTCAGCATTTTTTGCATCTTCCACATCTCTTGCCGATCGCGTCCCGCCATCAAACGACGCATATCTGCGCACTGGGAGCACCCTGTTTGACCTGGTCGTACCAACGGGCCTACTATCGCTTCTCCGAATGAAACAAAACCGCGCAGCCATGGAATATTCGCTTGTTGGAAATGTTTTTCTGCATGCAGAAGCAAAGAAGGATGATAGGTATCAAGCAAGAGAAGTGCCAAGTCTGCTACCCTTGTCTTCGGTTCCATTTTCTCACTCCGCCACACGCGGTAGTCCGTCATCAGGCGTTCGGAAATCAGCTCTGCCAGTACACCATCTCCGATTACAAGAATGTCAGCACTCATGGACGCACCTCCCGAGAGAGCAGCAAAGCGAATACCCCACCAAGGTCTTCCTCCAAGAAAGGCTCTATCGCCGCGTTGATGATCAGCGGTTTATTGTGATGAAGCGCTAATACTTCGACGGCGTGCTGCCAGACTTCACTCTCAGATTCTTCTTTACTAGGGATGAGTGTCAGTTCCGTTGTTTCACCCGTCAATGCTACAGATTGTGCGGTAAGTACATATTTGGACAATTGTGTTGATTGATCCTGGATACGATGCAAGGCATGCATCAACGCTTTTCGCAACGCATCTAACTCCTGTAATCCGACACTCCCAAACCAACCAAAGCGCGTTCCCACCCAAAAAACCGGAAATCCGCACACATCATGGCCCTTGGCAATCGTCGTTTCTTCACCCAATGTAGCGAATGACCTCATATAAAACTGGGATTGCTCATCTGCAATCGATCCAACGTGCACTGGTCTGGCTGTTGGTTGTCGTCCTTTCATTTCTGACACATACGTGAGTGTTAAATAATGTAGTAACGCCCGATTTAACCCTTCTGCTGCCGTTTCTCCCGCTCCAATTCCGATGTTGCCATCTACCCCCCTTTGAAAAACCTTGTTTTGGGTAGCGAGATGGTTCACCATTCTTCCGACATACATCTCTGCCCCAAGTAATCCTGCTTCTCTTCGCGCCTCATCATGGGTAT
The window above is part of the Brevibacillus antibioticus genome. Proteins encoded here:
- a CDS encoding TOMM precursor leader peptide-binding protein — its product is MSADILVIGDGVLAELISERLMTDYRVWRSEKMEPKTRVADLALLLLDTYHPSLLLHAEKHFQQANIPWLRGFVSFGEAIVGPLVRPGQTGCSQCADMRRLMAGRDRQEMWKMQKMLSEKGEIHRDPWSSRSGLLQVAHHVIAEVLRFIEGRQAHLSEHIQFIDLQTLTSTRHFFLPNPLCPVCNRLPEDSEDRARIRLKPNIKRSPDSYRTKSIAEMKQALTSEYLDSRTGFLNGKVRDLVSVFADVSVNLPLFSHNEGTAGRSVSYADSELTAILEGMERYCGIMPRGKRTTVRDCYANLAPHALDPTTAGTHSEEQYALPDFPFQPFDPKREMNWVWGYSFKEERPILVPELMAYYSMGFGEGVVFETSNGCALGGSLEEAIFYGILEVVERDAFLLTWYAKLPLPRLDPASVNDQELLLLIDRMQTITNYDLYLFDATMENGIPAVWTIAKNRGAEGLHLVCAAGAHPDPIRAVKSSIFETAAMLMTLTEKYEANRVKYLRMLHDSSLVKKMDDHAMLYSLPEAAERLSFLLDDSRPMVSFAEQFPRRNQHRDLTDDLRDLLKVFQKFDLDVIVVDQTTPEVGRHGLTCVRVLIPGMLPMTFGHHLTRVTGLKRVREVPVKLGYTKQPLRVDELNPFPHPFP
- a CDS encoding GNAT family N-acetyltransferase, whose amino-acid sequence is MNEKSIHTQRLKLIPFTHRIATNILQENYEELLDLGLTLGKGWPDEDAMETIPKIIKALELTGEPTGFESWMIITKDGMKIIGDVGFKGVPNAQGEVDIGYGIIEAERKKGYAYEASEGLANWALLQPDVKKITAKCLLDNIDSAKILVKMGFTEMKRDDTLIYWSKQ
- a CDS encoding DedA family protein, which gives rise to MQNWMTQIIEQYSYFGILLMMALENIFPPIPSEVILTFGGFMTTQSSLTVFGVILSATIGSVIGAIILYGIGYYLDVKKIEKIVVKWGHILRIKTADIHKANEWFDRYGYWTIFFCRMVPLIRSLISIPAGMTKMNFPLFLLFTTLGTFIWNIVLVMAGHLLGESWEDILYYFDLYSNIVYVVLAFAGIVFLIFFLRKRKADA
- a CDS encoding SagB family peptide dehydrogenase — translated: MSLENFLYRLHFDTENSRPSDLEVDWEDAPLTYKLYRGLPVIPLREDVPLSLVDQTVTQEMSLPQLGAWLWYSYGLIQMSQSLLTSTSTDAGSESFLPLVTNRRPVPSGGALYPSELYVYLKLSSIPPGLYHYDVAHHRLVQLREGNFDHILSLALGGNCQVHACFGVAFVSIYFWKNFFKYDEFSYRLQGLDAGVLLGQLQEMANQLGVTTAVHYQFLDRAMNKLLGLSADQESVYAVVPLSLQTEGESHSHSPAQWTTRGEETASELIRELAEQKHVHVMRSKRMRQYPALLKMNEAAMQESIHAFRRYSDQLESKWPRRFDKRIRLPRLQKSSYDLAQYCRERFSPEMDFIRRKTDLNQVARIMEMTMSALSYGNDLGNNQEAAWRRLSLFVSIHQVEGVPDGAYVYEPQEHALYPIVYGDLRARLQDGLTMDNVNLYQVPLCFHVAGKRGHLINQLGFRGYRIQQMEAGIVVHQLLLAAFTCGMGGHPLLGFDVENCDDLYNLKTEEKTCLIQIPVGHYRPRARFQTGLHG